A stretch of the Porifericola rhodea genome encodes the following:
- a CDS encoding YihY/virulence factor BrkB family protein: MDKLKKIFSYLKQTYLEWIGDDAFRQSAVIAYYSIFSLPGLIIIIVNVAGIFYEEEAIRGEITSQISTLIGPESADQVQTIVANTSREGNSTLAVITGIATLIFGATGLFYQLQLSLNTVWDVEPKPSAGIKKIVIDRATSLGLILAVGFLLIASLLLTAAIGILRDWISQMLPDFLLYVFYFANEILAISIITVLFAMIYKVLPDVTLIWKTVWIGAFVTAILFTLGKFALGLYFSKMNPASAFGAAGSLILILLWVNYSGLIFLFGAEFTKVYARVHNHPVKVNAHAQRTAAYKYNQEKEVAGE, from the coding sequence ATGGATAAATTGAAGAAGATTTTTAGCTATCTAAAACAAACATATCTGGAGTGGATAGGGGATGATGCTTTTCGGCAAAGTGCTGTTATTGCTTATTATTCTATATTTTCTTTGCCCGGCCTTATTATCATTATTGTAAATGTAGCGGGTATATTTTATGAAGAGGAAGCCATACGGGGAGAAATTACTTCTCAGATCAGTACCTTAATTGGGCCAGAATCTGCGGATCAGGTACAGACTATTGTAGCAAATACCAGCCGTGAGGGAAATTCCACGCTGGCAGTAATTACTGGTATTGCAACATTAATTTTTGGTGCTACCGGTTTATTTTATCAGTTACAGCTTTCATTAAATACTGTCTGGGATGTTGAACCAAAACCAAGTGCAGGAATCAAGAAGATAGTGATAGACCGAGCTACTTCGCTAGGACTAATACTGGCAGTAGGCTTTTTACTAATTGCTTCTTTACTGCTTACGGCTGCCATAGGTATTTTAAGAGACTGGATTAGCCAGATGCTGCCCGACTTTTTATTATATGTCTTTTATTTCGCTAATGAGATACTGGCAATAAGCATTATTACAGTACTCTTTGCTATGATTTACAAAGTACTGCCAGACGTGACTTTAATCTGGAAGACAGTATGGATTGGTGCCTTTGTAACAGCTATCCTTTTTACTTTAGGTAAATTTGCTCTTGGTCTGTATTTCAGCAAAATGAATCCTGCCTCGGCTTTTGGTGCTGCTGGCTCGTTAATACTGATACTGCTCTGGGTAAACTATTCAGGCCTAATATTCCTTTTTGGGGCAGAATTTACAAAAGTCTACGCCCGAGTACACAATCACCCGGTAAAGGTAAACGCTCATGCCCAACGTACCGCAGCTTACAAATACAATCAGGAAAAAGAAGTAGCAGGTGAGTAG
- the ggt gene encoding gamma-glutamyltransferase, giving the protein MRNFILLICLFITIPLFAQDRITGHNFATRSEVIAQHGMAATSQPLATQVALDILKAGGNAIDAAIAANAVLGLTEPTGNGIGGDLFAIIWDAEKEELVGLNASGRSPYDLDLSYFKDNGYDKIPSYGPLPVSVPGCVSGWFSMHEKYGSKPMVEILKPAITYAREGFPLTEVIAHYWNIGANRLQQYDGFTEVYMPNGRAPQKGEIFKNPALANTLETIAQEGRDAFYKGKIAHTIADYIKEQGGFLSYKDMADHTDSWVEPVSTNYRGYDVYELPPNGQGTAVLQILNILEAYNIKEMGFGSPDYVHTFVEAKKIAFEDRAKYYADPDFVDIPVEQLISKAYADERRKLIDPEQAGNEYPAGELEQGNTIYMTVADDKGNMVSLIQSNYRGMGSGMTPPGLGFILQDRGELFSLQDGHNNVYEPHKRPFHTIIPAFVMKDGKPLISFGLMGGAMQPQGHAQIVVNLVDFGMNLQEAGDAPRIHHTSPSQPTGGKMTEGGVLNLESGFPEETIRELLRKGHKIAPAIGPFGGYQAIMYDAENDVYYGASESRKDGQAAGY; this is encoded by the coding sequence ATGCGAAATTTTATACTGCTTATATGCTTATTTATCACTATCCCGCTATTCGCCCAGGATCGTATCACCGGGCATAATTTTGCTACCCGCTCCGAAGTTATAGCTCAGCATGGCATGGCCGCCACCAGCCAGCCCCTGGCTACCCAGGTAGCATTGGACATACTCAAAGCCGGAGGCAATGCTATAGACGCCGCAATAGCTGCCAATGCTGTACTAGGCCTTACTGAACCCACCGGTAATGGTATTGGCGGAGACCTTTTCGCTATTATCTGGGATGCCGAGAAAGAAGAACTGGTAGGTCTTAATGCCAGTGGCAGGTCACCCTACGACCTTGATCTTAGCTATTTTAAGGACAATGGTTACGACAAAATACCTTCTTACGGGCCGCTACCAGTATCAGTACCTGGGTGCGTAAGTGGCTGGTTTAGTATGCATGAAAAGTATGGAAGCAAGCCTATGGTAGAGATATTGAAGCCGGCAATAACTTATGCCCGAGAGGGGTTTCCGCTCACTGAGGTAATTGCGCATTACTGGAATATTGGGGCTAACCGACTTCAGCAGTATGATGGTTTTACAGAAGTCTATATGCCTAATGGTCGTGCGCCCCAAAAAGGAGAGATCTTCAAAAACCCAGCATTAGCGAACACCCTGGAGACTATTGCTCAGGAAGGAAGAGATGCTTTTTATAAAGGAAAAATTGCGCATACTATTGCAGATTACATCAAAGAGCAAGGTGGCTTTTTGTCGTACAAAGATATGGCTGACCATACAGACAGCTGGGTAGAGCCAGTATCTACCAATTATCGTGGTTATGATGTATATGAGCTTCCTCCTAATGGGCAGGGTACGGCTGTACTCCAGATTCTAAATATACTGGAAGCCTACAATATCAAAGAGATGGGTTTTGGAAGCCCGGATTATGTACACACTTTTGTAGAAGCCAAAAAGATTGCTTTTGAAGACAGAGCCAAATATTATGCTGACCCCGACTTTGTAGATATACCCGTAGAGCAACTTATTTCTAAAGCCTATGCAGATGAACGCAGAAAATTAATTGACCCGGAGCAGGCAGGTAATGAATATCCTGCCGGAGAACTGGAACAGGGCAACACCATTTACATGACAGTGGCTGATGATAAAGGTAATATGGTATCTTTGATTCAAAGTAATTACCGTGGTATGGGTTCCGGCATGACACCTCCCGGCTTAGGATTTATCCTTCAGGATAGAGGTGAACTTTTTAGCCTGCAAGATGGTCATAACAATGTATATGAGCCTCATAAGCGTCCATTCCATACTATTATTCCTGCTTTTGTTATGAAAGACGGCAAACCTCTAATTAGTTTTGGCTTAATGGGTGGAGCCATGCAGCCTCAGGGTCACGCACAAATAGTAGTAAATTTAGTGGATTTTGGAATGAACCTGCAAGAAGCAGGAGATGCGCCGCGTATCCACCATACCAGCCCTTCGCAACCTACAGGTGGCAAAATGACAGAAGGCGGAGTACTCAACCTGGAGTCAGGCTTTCCTGAAGAGACAATACGTGAGCTATTGCGCAAAGGACATAAAATAGCGCCTGCCATTGGTCCATTTGGCGGCTATCAGGCTATTATGTACGATGCTGAAAATGATGTATACTATGGCGCTTCTGAGTCCAGAAAGGATGGACAGGCAGCAGGTTATTAG
- a CDS encoding mechanosensitive ion channel family protein: MNSRTRIFFPLLVFLFAQPLITFPDETSDLILYKITQATVILSFGWVLLRMVRVVEDVVFEHYTVHRHNTFKSRRIRTQLQFIRRILVVVIFILVLSAILLTFREVRDIGATLLTSAGVAGIIIGFAAQKSIANLLAGLQIAITQPIKIDDSVIVENEWGIIEEITLTYVVVKIWDKRRIVLPINYFIEKPFQNWTRTSSELLGPIVLYLDYNIPVDALRRELNDILQSEKLWDGKVNVIQVVDTTEKCMVLRILVSAENAPDAWDLRCIVREKLITFVRENYPEALPMQRLYMMDHSSVNPKEKSIEIEERVTH; this comes from the coding sequence ATGAATAGCAGGACCCGGATATTTTTTCCTTTGCTGGTATTTCTCTTTGCCCAACCACTAATTACTTTTCCAGATGAGACATCTGATCTTATTCTGTATAAAATAACGCAGGCCACGGTAATTTTGAGCTTTGGATGGGTACTGCTAAGAATGGTAAGAGTAGTGGAAGATGTGGTGTTTGAACACTATACCGTACACCGGCACAATACATTTAAAAGCCGCAGAATACGAACCCAGCTCCAGTTTATTCGCAGGATATTAGTAGTAGTAATTTTTATACTTGTATTGTCAGCCATATTACTGACTTTTAGAGAAGTGCGCGATATTGGTGCTACTCTGCTTACCTCAGCCGGAGTTGCAGGTATTATCATTGGTTTTGCAGCTCAAAAATCCATTGCCAACCTTTTGGCAGGTTTACAAATCGCAATCACTCAGCCTATTAAAATAGATGACTCAGTTATTGTTGAAAATGAATGGGGTATCATAGAAGAAATTACACTGACTTATGTAGTGGTCAAAATCTGGGATAAGAGGCGCATTGTATTACCCATTAACTATTTTATAGAAAAACCATTTCAGAACTGGACCAGAACTTCTTCTGAATTACTTGGGCCAATTGTGCTTTATCTTGACTATAACATACCTGTAGATGCGCTTAGAAGAGAATTAAACGATATTTTGCAGAGCGAAAAGCTATGGGATGGCAAGGTAAATGTAATACAGGTAGTAGATACGACCGAGAAATGTATGGTATTACGAATATTGGTGAGTGCAGAAAACGCTCCTGACGCCTGGGATTTACGCTGTATTGTAAGAGAAAAATTAATAACTTTCGTCAGAGAGAATTATCCAGAGGCATTGCCTATGCAAAGGCTGTATATGATGGATCATTCTTCTGTAAACCCAAAAGAAAAAAGTATAGAGATTGAAGAAAGAGTTACCCACTAA
- a CDS encoding tetratricopeptide repeat protein, translating to MSAEKFYWQGKNFFDQENYEEALKHFQKALKQDPHHLNSLYGRALSFFKLSRFDQSIKDFTQLIRQVPDNATYFSERAVAFHLSGQNEKAILDFDKAVELEPENPYRYSSRAYVRDRMEDYQGAVDDYSKAIELDPEDAIAYNNRGLVEEKLGYAEKAKRSFKRADELNLPKRNDNIDRAGSAADVQTNTPTKNKAPQIEIESESNPEKPGLKAYMKVIGSVFSSKAGFKEFTSFVGAKFKKEK from the coding sequence ATGTCGGCAGAAAAATTCTATTGGCAAGGAAAAAACTTCTTTGATCAGGAAAATTATGAAGAAGCACTCAAGCATTTTCAAAAAGCTTTGAAGCAAGATCCCCATCACCTTAACAGTTTATATGGTCGTGCCCTCAGTTTTTTTAAGCTTTCACGCTTTGATCAATCCATCAAAGATTTTACGCAGTTAATCAGGCAGGTACCAGACAATGCTACCTATTTCAGTGAGCGAGCGGTAGCTTTTCACCTGTCCGGACAAAACGAAAAGGCTATTCTGGACTTCGATAAAGCGGTAGAACTAGAGCCTGAAAACCCCTATCGCTACAGTAGCCGTGCTTATGTGAGGGATCGCATGGAAGATTACCAGGGTGCTGTAGATGACTACAGCAAAGCAATTGAGCTTGACCCTGAAGATGCTATCGCCTACAATAACCGTGGTCTGGTAGAAGAAAAGTTAGGCTATGCTGAAAAAGCCAAACGTAGTTTTAAGAGAGCAGACGAATTAAATCTGCCCAAAAGAAATGATAACATAGATAGAGCCGGTAGTGCTGCTGATGTACAAACTAATACGCCTACCAAAAATAAAGCCCCTCAGATAGAAATAGAGTCAGAGTCTAATCCAGAAAAACCAGGGTTAAAAGCTTATATGAAGGTGATAGGGTCTGTTTTTTCATCCAAAGCAGGCTTTAAAGAATTTACCTCTTTTGTGGGTGCTAAGTTTAAAAAAGAGAAATAG
- a CDS encoding S9 family peptidase, translating to MRNIELYKKLLIFQIIFFLVAQQSLLAQKQRYQNLREALFTAGRLSGESGPRSVNWINEGEQFSFIETSEDGNQLIKVYNPKSGKEEVVFDAGTLTFPGTDKQFSYRSFQWTQDAKYILFQTNFRPIWRHSGNSDYYYYSVEDRSLKLVAENAFTAEISPDGTKVGYGRDGNLFVYNFENGEDTQLTFDAEGQIYNGRFGWAYEEEFGLVQAWKWSPDSRYIAYWQSDESEVPIYQISDYSEQHPEYDKIPYPKVGDTNPSVKVGVIDLKDNSQQWMKVNLDGGYIPRIYWTSEQGQLAIVHLNRAQTHLKLSFHDAVSGEGKLIMEEQSEAWIDVFDFFAGINDLFFFPKDSKEFFWISDRDGWSHLYRYNYEGKLINQVTSGEWEVVLVHAVDAKSNTIYYSSTEDSPLERQLYSINYKGSKKKKLTQQAGRHHIDMAPNGQYYLDRYSNINTPTRIGLYDSKGKEVKSLVDNKTVEDYLAKHTYSPRELFSFTTEEGVKLDGYLIKPYDFDENKSYPLVLNIYGGPGAQSVYNEFGTNGWEQYLAQQGYVVASVNNRGSGGYGSAFEKGVYKQLGIQESADFVATVKHLAQKPWIDGDNMAIRGHSYGGYMSSFTSAYRPGVFKAAIIGAPVTDWRLYDSIYAERYMGLLNDNEEQYIESSSTTHAANTEAHLFIAHSMMDENVHAQNTFQFVKALIDAGKDHELRIYPPGAHGVAYNGESYVLLYQQYTNFLDRYLKP from the coding sequence ATGAGAAACATAGAATTATACAAAAAGCTCCTGATTTTCCAGATTATTTTTTTTCTGGTAGCTCAGCAGAGCCTATTAGCCCAAAAACAACGCTATCAAAACCTACGTGAAGCACTTTTTACAGCAGGCCGCCTTTCTGGTGAGTCTGGTCCTCGTAGTGTCAACTGGATCAACGAAGGAGAACAGTTTTCTTTTATAGAAACTTCTGAAGATGGTAATCAGCTTATTAAAGTATACAATCCTAAAAGTGGAAAAGAAGAAGTAGTATTTGATGCCGGCACTCTTACCTTTCCCGGTACCGATAAGCAGTTTAGCTATCGCTCCTTCCAGTGGACGCAAGATGCTAAATACATACTATTTCAAACCAACTTTAGGCCTATATGGCGACATTCCGGCAATTCCGATTACTATTATTATTCAGTAGAAGATAGAAGCTTAAAGCTGGTAGCGGAGAATGCTTTTACTGCCGAAATATCACCTGATGGCACAAAAGTAGGCTACGGAAGAGATGGTAATCTTTTTGTCTACAATTTTGAAAATGGTGAAGATACTCAACTTACTTTTGACGCGGAAGGACAAATTTACAACGGAAGGTTTGGCTGGGCTTACGAAGAAGAATTTGGTCTTGTACAGGCCTGGAAGTGGTCGCCAGATAGTCGTTACATCGCTTATTGGCAGTCCGACGAATCTGAAGTACCTATCTACCAGATTTCTGACTATAGCGAACAACATCCGGAATATGACAAAATCCCTTATCCTAAAGTGGGTGACACCAACCCTAGTGTGAAAGTTGGAGTCATAGACCTGAAAGATAACAGCCAGCAATGGATGAAAGTAAACCTGGATGGTGGCTATATTCCCCGTATCTACTGGACTTCTGAGCAGGGGCAGCTGGCTATAGTACACCTCAATCGTGCCCAGACACATCTTAAATTATCTTTTCATGATGCTGTGAGTGGTGAGGGTAAACTTATTATGGAAGAGCAATCCGAGGCGTGGATTGATGTTTTTGATTTCTTCGCCGGTATTAATGATTTGTTTTTCTTTCCTAAAGACAGCAAAGAATTTTTCTGGATTTCTGACCGTGATGGCTGGAGCCACCTGTACCGATACAATTATGAAGGAAAACTAATCAATCAGGTGACAAGCGGTGAATGGGAAGTGGTACTGGTGCATGCTGTAGACGCTAAGTCTAATACCATTTACTACTCATCTACAGAAGACTCTCCTTTGGAGCGACAACTGTACTCCATTAATTACAAAGGGAGCAAAAAGAAAAAGCTAACTCAGCAAGCAGGTCGTCATCATATAGATATGGCCCCTAATGGACAATATTATCTTGATAGGTATTCTAATATTAACACCCCTACCCGCATCGGGCTATACGATAGTAAGGGAAAAGAAGTAAAATCTCTGGTAGATAATAAAACAGTTGAAGACTATCTGGCTAAGCATACGTACAGCCCCCGTGAGCTATTCAGCTTTACTACTGAAGAAGGCGTAAAGCTGGATGGCTACCTGATTAAGCCTTACGATTTTGATGAAAATAAATCTTATCCTCTGGTTCTAAATATATATGGTGGACCCGGTGCCCAATCTGTCTACAATGAGTTTGGCACCAATGGCTGGGAACAATACCTTGCACAGCAGGGCTATGTTGTAGCCAGTGTAAACAATCGCGGTAGCGGTGGTTATGGCAGTGCTTTTGAAAAAGGTGTGTACAAGCAGTTGGGAATTCAGGAAAGTGCCGATTTTGTAGCTACTGTAAAACACCTCGCTCAAAAACCCTGGATAGATGGTGATAATATGGCTATCCGTGGACATAGTTATGGTGGATATATGTCAAGTTTTACTTCTGCATACCGCCCTGGTGTATTTAAAGCAGCTATTATAGGAGCACCAGTAACAGACTGGCGACTGTACGACAGTATTTATGCTGAACGTTATATGGGACTTTTGAACGATAATGAAGAACAGTATATAGAGAGCTCTTCTACTACCCATGCTGCTAACACCGAAGCACATTTATTTATTGCTCACTCTATGATGGACGAAAATGTGCACGCGCAAAACACGTTTCAGTTTGTTAAGGCACTAATAGACGCTGGCAAAGACCATGAGTTACGCATATATCCTCCAGGAGCGCATGGGGTAGCCTATAATGGTGAAAGCTATGTACTACTTTATCAGCAGTATACTAACTTTCTTGACCGTTACCTTAAGCCCTAA
- a CDS encoding ion transporter, with the protein MKKELPTNLSTKEKLYHIIFESDTPPGKAFDVALLVAIVLSIITVMLESVSSISQHYGSTIRTMEWLFTIIFTIEYLLRIYCAPRRKAYILSFYGIVDLISIIPTYLSLVVVGTQYVLMIRSLRLLRVFRVLKLYHFLGEAEVLGKALRQSAAKITVFLGTVVTLIFIVGSLMYLIEGPENGFTSIPVSIYWAIVTLTTVGYGDIAPQTIAGQTLASVVMILGYGIIAVPTGIVSVEISKADSRRNKEQTKVNLGNVQRERCKTQKITWQKIVPRR; encoded by the coding sequence TTGAAGAAAGAGTTACCCACTAACCTGTCTACCAAAGAGAAGTTATACCATATTATTTTTGAGTCTGATACTCCTCCGGGTAAGGCTTTTGATGTAGCTCTGCTTGTAGCTATCGTGTTGAGTATCATAACTGTAATGCTGGAAAGCGTTAGCAGTATCTCACAGCATTATGGTAGCACCATCCGAACTATGGAGTGGTTGTTCACCATTATATTTACCATAGAGTACCTCCTTAGAATTTACTGTGCCCCCAGAAGAAAAGCTTATATCCTTAGCTTTTATGGTATAGTAGACTTAATTTCTATTATACCCACCTACCTGAGCCTGGTGGTGGTAGGTACGCAGTATGTGCTGATGATCAGGAGCTTAAGACTACTTCGGGTATTTAGGGTACTAAAGCTATATCATTTTTTGGGTGAGGCAGAAGTATTGGGGAAAGCACTAAGACAAAGTGCCGCTAAAATTACTGTTTTTCTAGGTACAGTTGTAACACTTATTTTTATAGTAGGCTCTTTGATGTACCTGATAGAGGGTCCTGAAAATGGCTTCACCAGTATTCCGGTGAGCATTTACTGGGCTATTGTTACACTAACAACAGTAGGATATGGCGATATAGCCCCTCAGACCATTGCCGGCCAAACCCTGGCATCGGTAGTTATGATATTAGGTTATGGAATTATTGCGGTACCTACCGGTATTGTATCTGTAGAAATTTCTAAAGCTGACTCCCGAAGAAACAAAGAGCAGACTAAGGTAAATTTGGGTAATGTTCAGCGTGAGCGATGCAAAACCCAAAAAATTACCTGGCAGAAAATAGTCCCACGCCGTTAG
- a CDS encoding Lacal_2735 family protein — protein MFNIFKKKSELEQLQEKYKKLMAEAHSLSQRDRKAGDQKMAEAEVVAKEIDKKRQEEEKKNL, from the coding sequence ATGTTCAATATATTTAAGAAAAAGTCGGAACTGGAACAGTTGCAGGAGAAGTATAAAAAGCTGATGGCTGAAGCCCATAGCTTATCTCAGCGCGACAGAAAAGCAGGCGATCAGAAAATGGCAGAAGCAGAAGTAGTAGCCAAAGAAATTGATAAAAAAAGGCAGGAAGAGGAGAAGAAAAACCTATAG
- a CDS encoding amidohydrolase yields the protein MEKLSPLVEKLIPLRHELHQQPEISGEEENTARRIHDFLADTKPDNIYTQVGGHGLIVSYDSGVEGPHVMFRAELDALRIEELNELPYRSQIAERGHLCGHDGHMSILAGLGLYLGSNKPTKGKVSLLYQPAEETGEGGLAVTKSAIWKQIKPDYLFALHNLPGFPKGQVLMKTDIFAAASQGLTARLKGSTAHAARPEQAKSPALALSQIIQDLHHFRESSHTYQDFVLLTVVHALLGTPSFGITPGLAELRVTLRSFRNEDMSTLQAWTEQVIQRYAKASELKYKFEYSEVFPATVNHPEAYEILQNVVNHLDLPTRELETPFRWSEDFGYYSEDCKSCFFGLGSGEDRPDLHHENYDFPDEIIERGLQVFIAIMKHIMQ from the coding sequence ATGGAGAAATTGTCTCCGCTCGTAGAGAAGCTGATACCACTAAGACATGAACTACATCAGCAACCAGAAATTTCAGGAGAGGAAGAGAACACCGCGCGTAGGATACACGATTTTCTTGCGGATACAAAACCTGATAATATTTACACCCAGGTAGGAGGGCATGGACTCATCGTAAGCTATGATAGTGGGGTAGAGGGCCCTCACGTAATGTTTAGAGCAGAATTAGATGCCTTAAGGATAGAAGAGCTAAACGAGCTTCCCTATCGCTCACAGATCGCTGAAAGAGGTCACCTATGCGGACATGATGGGCATATGTCTATTTTGGCAGGGCTGGGGCTATATCTGGGAAGCAACAAACCCACAAAAGGTAAAGTGAGTTTACTGTACCAGCCTGCGGAAGAGACTGGAGAAGGAGGGCTTGCAGTAACAAAAAGTGCAATCTGGAAGCAAATAAAGCCTGACTATCTGTTTGCATTACACAACCTTCCGGGTTTTCCTAAAGGGCAGGTTCTTATGAAAACCGACATATTTGCTGCTGCTTCTCAAGGGCTTACAGCCAGACTAAAAGGATCTACTGCGCATGCAGCACGTCCTGAACAGGCTAAAAGTCCTGCCCTGGCACTAAGCCAGATCATACAGGACTTGCACCACTTCAGAGAATCTAGCCATACCTATCAGGATTTTGTGCTGCTCACTGTAGTGCATGCTCTCCTAGGTACCCCCAGCTTTGGCATTACTCCGGGGCTTGCAGAACTTAGGGTAACTTTAAGAAGCTTCAGAAATGAAGATATGAGTACGCTACAAGCCTGGACAGAGCAAGTGATACAGAGGTACGCCAAAGCTTCTGAACTGAAATACAAGTTTGAGTACTCTGAAGTTTTTCCTGCTACAGTTAACCATCCGGAGGCCTACGAAATATTGCAAAATGTAGTTAATCACCTTGATCTTCCAACCCGTGAGCTGGAAACTCCATTCCGTTGGTCAGAAGATTTTGGCTACTATAGTGAGGACTGCAAATCCTGTTTCTTTGGACTGGGATCTGGAGAGGACAGACCAGACCTACATCACGAAAATTATGACTTTCCAGATGAGATTATAGAACGTGGACTCCAAGTATTTATCGCTATTATGAAACACATCATGCAGTAA
- a CDS encoding CvfB family protein produces MTQLKIGEYNELEASRESPHGMYLHSSEGELLLPNRFVGELKPGQNIKVFVYTDSEDRLVATTQVPKATADSFASLRVKEVTTVGAFLDWGLDKDLLLPYREQLHPVKAEDQVVVRVITDPKTNRVIAISKIQAFIEKDADELEEKQAVELMVYDKTPLGYKVLIERRYEGLLYQNELFEQIKLGDVKQGFIKKLREDGKIDVSLQQQGVEGMQEARSDLYTLLQEAGGFLPYHDKSDAEEIKAALNMSKKAFKRAVGILYREKKIRITDQGIELNR; encoded by the coding sequence ATGACACAACTAAAGATCGGCGAATATAACGAACTAGAAGCAAGCAGAGAATCTCCACACGGAATGTATCTGCATTCTTCCGAAGGTGAACTCCTTTTACCCAACCGCTTTGTGGGTGAGCTTAAACCCGGACAAAACATAAAAGTATTCGTATATACGGACTCAGAAGACCGTTTGGTAGCAACTACACAGGTGCCAAAAGCAACTGCCGATAGTTTTGCCAGCCTTAGAGTAAAAGAAGTTACTACTGTTGGTGCGTTTCTGGACTGGGGTCTGGATAAAGATCTGCTCTTGCCTTATCGCGAACAGCTTCATCCCGTAAAGGCAGAAGATCAGGTAGTGGTAAGAGTGATTACCGATCCTAAAACTAATCGGGTAATCGCCATTTCCAAGATTCAGGCTTTTATTGAAAAAGACGCAGATGAGCTGGAAGAAAAACAGGCTGTTGAACTCATGGTCTACGACAAAACACCCCTCGGATACAAAGTACTTATTGAACGCAGATACGAAGGTTTACTTTACCAAAACGAACTCTTTGAACAGATTAAGCTGGGAGATGTAAAGCAAGGCTTTATTAAAAAGCTAAGAGAGGACGGCAAAATTGATGTAAGTCTACAACAACAAGGAGTAGAAGGTATGCAGGAAGCACGTAGCGATCTCTATACTTTACTACAGGAAGCAGGCGGTTTTCTGCCCTATCATGACAAAAGCGATGCAGAAGAAATTAAAGCAGCGCTAAACATGAGTAAAAAAGCTTTTAAAAGAGCCGTAGGTATTTTGTACCGAGAGAAAAAGATACGTATAACAGATCAGGGAATTGAACTGAACCGCTAA
- a CDS encoding DUF6265 family protein — protein MKKVLSLLLFCFLSGSLLAQSKGSLSDIAFIAGHWETVNDGKTVEAFWTEPSGDNMVGVIRMIEDEAATLYEIFAIEQTENGLEIRVKHFKPGLIGLEDKDKFDHYTFLESDKGKLIVEKQNADVRIMYEKRPGKKFAIVIGKPDNGSWKYEDFWVFSKKK, from the coding sequence ATGAAAAAAGTATTATCTCTTCTGCTGTTTTGTTTTCTTTCAGGAAGTCTGCTTGCCCAAAGCAAGGGATCACTCTCAGACATCGCTTTTATTGCGGGTCATTGGGAGACAGTAAATGATGGTAAAACGGTAGAGGCTTTCTGGACAGAGCCTTCTGGTGACAATATGGTAGGAGTTATCCGTATGATAGAAGACGAAGCCGCTACCCTTTACGAAATTTTTGCAATAGAACAAACTGAGAATGGTCTTGAGATCAGAGTAAAGCATTTTAAACCTGGTCTGATCGGGCTGGAAGACAAAGACAAATTTGACCACTACACTTTTCTGGAAAGCGATAAAGGAAAACTTATTGTAGAAAAGCAAAATGCTGATGTGCGTATTATGTACGAAAAGCGTCCGGGCAAAAAGTTCGCTATTGTAATAGGTAAACCTGATAACGGAAGCTGGAAGTATGAAGATTTCTGGGTGTTCAGTAAAAAGAAATAA